A segment of the Paracoccus suum genome:
GTGGATGCGCGGCCGGCGGGCGTGACGCACCGCCTCCCAGCAGCGGTCGATGTCGGGGATCTGGGCGCGGGCCAGCCCGCAGATCACGGCGTTCTGGGCGGCCCTCGAGATTTCGGATACGGCGGCGAAATCGCCTTCGGAGGCGATGGGAAAGCCGGCTTCGATGATGTCGACGCCCATCTCGTCCAGCATTTGGGCGATTTCCAGCTTTTCGGCATGGGACATGGTGGCGCCCGGCGATTGCTCGCCATCGCGCAGAGTGGTGTCAAAGATCAGCACGCGGCTGGGGTCACGGGTCATGTCGGACATGGAATGCTCTTACGCTTGGGGTTCGGAAAAACGTGCCGGGCGCGTCCCTGCTGAGCGGCGGCCCGGAGACCCGCTCAGCGAAGCGTAAGAAGCAGAATGCCGCAGGAGGCGGCAAAAAGCGGGCAGGTCTGGGTCTGGACCATCGACATATCGAAGTTATGGCAAAGCGTCCGGGGCTTGGAAAGGGGGGTCATGCAGTGGGTGGCCTTTGGTCGGGCGACGGCGGTTCGGTGGGCTCGGGACGCTTGCGCGCACGGCGCAGGGCGCGGCGGCGCTGGTAGGTCTGGACGATGCTGACGGTCAGCGCGTGCGCCACGATTGCCGCGGCAAAGCCCGGCAGTAGGCCGCCGATGAAATAGGGCCAGATGATCTGCTCGAACACGGCCCCCAGATGTCCCCATTGGGGCGCGCGGTCCGAAGTGAGCGTCAGAAGGTTGGTCGCCACCTCGCCGATGGCGCGGCCGACCTCGGACAGGATCACCTGCGGCCCGACATGACCGTCGATGCCCAACATGCGGCGACCCAGATCGACGGAGAGCACGGCGATGAAGGGAAACGTCAGCGGGTTGCCGACCAGCGTGCCGATCAGCGCCGCCAGCACGTTGCCGCTGACCGCCCAGGCGAGCAGCCCGGCGGCGACGAAGTGCAGGCCGAAAAGCGGGGTGAACGAGACGAACACGCCCGCCCCCACCCCCGGCCGATGCGGTGCGGCGCGTCCGGCAGGCGGCGCAGGCGGTGCAGCACATAGCGTCCCGCTCGGGTCCAGCCCCCGCGGGGATAGACCGCCTCCTGGGCAATCTGGGTATAGCTGCGCGGGGTGCGGCGCTTGAACATCGGCGATACCAAGGTTGCGACGGCCCTGGCACCCTGCGGCGTAACGCCCGTGGGGGCAACCCGGCGGCCGAAACGTGGGAAATGACGAGGCGCCCGCGGCTCAGGGCTGCAGCGCGGGGTCCCGGGTGCGGGCCACCTGCGCGACATCGCTTTCCGCCTCGAGCGCGGTCAGCAGCGCGTGCAGATGCTCGCTGTCGCGCAGCGAGACCTCGATCCGCAGGCGGTAGAAGTCCGGCTTGCGCTCAAGGAACTCCAGATCCGCGATGTTGGCGCCTTGCGTGCCGATCAGCGTGCAAATCCGGCCGAGAACGCCGGCATCGTTGCGGATCGTCAGCGTCAGCGTGGCGGAATACACCGCGGGATGGCGTCCCTCGCGCCAGCGAAGGTCGACCCAGCGG
Coding sequences within it:
- a CDS encoding DUF2062 domain-containing protein, which produces MFVSFTPLFGLHFVAAGLLAWAVSGNVLAALIGTLVGNPLTFPFIAVLSVDLGRRMLGIDGHVGPQVILSEVGRAIGEVATNLLTLTSDRAPQWGHLGAVFEQIIWPYFIGGLLPGFAAAIVAHALTVSIVQTYQRRRALRRARKRPEPTEPPSPDQRPPTA